ACCTCAACTACTCCGATCTCGGTGTAGGAACCGCGATCGTTCACTTCGGGTCACGAGCACGCGCCGGCGGCGAGCAGCGGTCCCTGGGCGAGTTCCTCCAGGCGGGCCTCATCTGGAACGCGCTCGCGATGGTCGTGGTCGCACCGGCGTTCGCAGCCATTGCAACTCTGTACCTCTGGTCCACCAAGGTGCAGGCCGTTCTGTCCCCTCAGGAGACGGTCTGGCTACTGGTAGCCGGTACCGCCATGCTCGTGGCACTGCTGCTCAAGCCCTTCGGCTCCGCTCTGAACGGCGCGGGTCTTCTGCCCGTCGAACGGAGGAATCAGACGGTCGGAGTGCTGGTCAGGGTCATGTTGACTCTCGTCGCCTGCTTCGTGTTCCGCGACATCGTCTTCGTTGCCATGGCCGAAGCAGTGGCGGTGCTGGTTCCTGTTCTGCTGTCGTGGTACATCGTGTCTCGGCGACGACTTGCGCGGATGCGGTGGGCGGGCTTCCCGAGAGCAACCCTGCGCTACATGTTGTCCTACAGCACGCGAGCCTTCGCGGTGAACGCTGTCGGCGCGCTCCTCCTGCAAGCGGGGACCATTGCAGCAGGAGTGACGCTCCGGCCGCAGGACGTGACGTACTACAACGCCGCGTTCCGTGTGTACACGAGTGTGCGGCAGCTGATCGGCTGGGCGAACGATCCGTTCCGCCCGGCGCTCAGCCGGCTCAATGTGATCTCACGAGATCAAGCGCGCACCGCGCTCCTTGCGATCTCTTTCGTGACGCTTTCGGTCAGCGCGATCGGTTGTGCGGTGCTGATGATCGCATCGCGCGACCTCGTCCGCGTGTGGTTGGGAGCGGGCGTACCGGTAGAGGCCATCGCTTTGACCATGGTCGTGCTGCTCGCAGGCTTGCTGGTCAACGCGGTTCATCTCCCGCTCATACCCGCGGCGGACGCAGCAGGATTCCCCGGCGTGTTCTTCGTGCCGCAACTCGTGTGGATGGTGCTGACCGTCATCGGTTCCCTGCTGTTCGGGCACCTCCTCGGGCTGCCGGGCGTTGCTCTCGGCCTCACGCTGCCGCTCGCCCTCGTCGAGCCCGTCTACCTCACCCGGGCCTCTCGTGTCCTGGAGTTCTCGCTTCGAACCTGGACGCGCAGCGTCGCCGTACCGGTGTTCCTCCTGATGCTCGGCGGAAGTGTGGCGGCAGCTTCAGTCAGTCTCATCCTCGCGAACTGGTTCGCGGGGCTCGCCGCCTCTGATTTCCTCGTGGCGGCCGCTTTCTTGTTCGGAAGTGGAGTCGTCGCGGTGTCGATGAAGAACCGTGTGCCGTGGCGGAGTTTCATCACGATGGGAAGGCTTGAACTGTGAGCGAGATGATCGACCGGATCGGTAGGAGCGTTCCGCGCACGATGGACCAGCTGCGGGAGGAGACGCGAGACGTCTTCGCCTCGCTCCTCGGTACGCATCGCGAAGTGGCACTGCTCGACTTCCCGAACCACCAGAACGTGGGCGATGCGATGATCTGGCGCGGTGAACTCGACCACCTGCGAGCAATCGGTGTCCGTGTGCACTACAGCTCCGACGTTCAGCGATTCTCACCCGCGCTCCTGGAGAAGCTCGTCCCGGAGGGACCGATCCTGCTGCACGGCGGCGGTAATTTCGGAGACCTGTGGCCACAGTTCCAGATCTTCCGTGAGCAGGTAGTTCAGAGGTTCCCGAAGCGGAAGATCGTACAACTCCCGCAATCGATCGAGTTTCAGGATGAAGCGGCTGCTGCGCGCGCCAACGAGATCTTCGCGCAGCACCCCGACTTTCACTTGCTGGTACGTGATCGGCGCTCGTACGAACGAGCTCGGGCATTACTGCCTGACGTGCAGACGTCGTTCTGCCACGATGCGGCCCTCGGCTGGCAGCCCTCGACCGAGACGTCCGCTCGCAGGCAGGGCATCCTGGTTCTTGCACGCCGGGACCACGAGCGGGGAGCAGGGATCCTACCGGCGGTCCGAGCAGCGCTCGGACCGCAAGACGAGGTCGCTGATTGGGGCCTACGCAGCCTCGACAAGGCCCTCTGGCAGGTGAGCCGGATGCCGCTCGGACTGGCGCGGAAGTTCCCCGGACTCGGATCGTCTCGCAGTTACTACGTGTTGATGAAGCTGTCCTACGCTGCCCTCAATCGCCTGAACCTTCGTGACGGGCAACGGCTGTTCAACGCACGCGCGCTGGTCGCGACAGACCGACTGCACGCCCATGTACTCGCATTGCTGCTCGGCAAACCCCACGTCGTTGCGGACAACTCGTACGGAAAGATCGCGGGTGTGATCGAAGCCAGTACCAAGGATCTTGGAGAGTTCTTGTTCATCGACGATGAGAGCGATGCTGCTGCTTGGCTCCAGGCCCGCAAGAGCACGCCCGAGCGGGCAAAGCGAGGTCGAGCGTGACAACAAGTCCGGACGTCAGCGTGCACTTCGCCGAGGGGCGAGACGTCTCGACCTGGGAACGGCGGCATCAGCAAGGCGAGGTGCCGGACCGGTGGCCCTACGGCCTGGATGGATTGACCAAGCACTTCCCGACTGCGAAGGCTCGGGAGGTCGGGGCACTCGCTCCGACGAAGTTGCTCCGATCGCTCTTCCTCAGACGGAGTGGACCCGTCGATGGCGGGTCTGTCCAGCTGAGCTGGGAAGAGGACGTCGCGCTCCGGATGCTGCAGGAATCGCCGACAGGCAAAGTGTTGACGGGCGTGATCTGGGCAACTGACACAGACTCGTCGCTCAGCGCGAAGGTCAAGCGCTTCCTCATCCGTCGTGCGCTTCGTCGTGCACACCTCGTCTGGGCCTTGAGTCGTCCGCAAGTCGACGTCGTTTCACGCTGGCTCGGGCCGGGCGGCCCGCCTGTTCGCTACCTCCGGTTCGGCGTGGACCCAGATTTCTGGGCAGAACAGCAGTTCCCGCAACGGCCCATGCTGTTCAGCGCAGGGGGCGACCGGGACCGGGACCCGGCGACACTCCTCAAAGCCATTGAGATCGTACGACGCACCCGACCGGACATCGATGTCCTCGTGCAGTCGCGGACGGCTCTTACGCCCCCTGACGGCGTGAAGATCGTTCCGTACCTCACTCACTCTGAGCTGCGAGCCGCCTACGGTCGTGCAAGCGTCGTAGCAATCGCCACCAGGCCGAACCTGCATGCATCAGGGATGACCGTGTCGCTCGAGGCGATGGCGGTCGGCCGACCAGTGGTGATCACCTCCACAGCCGGCATCGACGACTACGTCGCGCACGGCAGCACTGGTTTCCTGGTGCAACCCGGGGACCACGAGGCAATGGCCCGCCACATCATCGGCCTGCTCGACGACCACGCGGCTGCGGCGACCATGGGGCGTCGAGCACGTGAGCGGGTGGAGGAGCACTTCACCTCGGCGCGGATGTCAGACGACATCGCTGCGTTCGCAATGACCATCTGAAGTCAATGCCGGAGGAGACGTCGGTTGGGGGCGCTCCGCTTGATCGCTCCTTCACCATCTTCTTGGTACTGGAGGTGACGGTCGGTCTTGCGCGGCTGGCCGTGCTGCCGACGCGTGCAGAGGGCTATCGAGGGCAAGTTCTCATCACTCGACTCAGCTCGGACGGTCTCGCTTTGCCCTCAAGGTGTTGCGCCCGGCGCGACTGTGACGTCGCGGCTGGAGAGTCGCTTGAGCCTGAGCGCTGGCTTCTCGACAGTCCTCCACGAGAGCCAGGCGATCCCCCAGGTAATGACGAGCGCCAACGGGACGAGCCACCAAGATGTAACCACTCCGGACCAAAGGAGCAGGTTGATCACCAGTACGTGCCAGATGTAGGTGCTGTAGCTGAGATCCCCTATCCAGGTGGTGATCCTTCCGAGCCATCGTGGGCCGTGGTAACCGAAGAACACGACCATGTAGCTCAGCGGTACGGCGATCAGGAACGGCGACAGAGGTCCAAGCGCATCAGTATTCAGAGCGAGGAGCTTGACGGGCAGGTACACAAGGCAGCTCAAGGCAAACAGCCACCATCGAGCGGGAATCCTGTCTCGATACTTCGCCCAGAACATGCCCGCAGCGAAGAAGCCGGCCCGCTCTACGAAGGTGTGGTGGATGACGGCTTCGGCCGTCGTTCCAGCCAAACCGACGAGACTGTTCACGATCAGTGTTCCCAAGATGAAAACCGCCAGCATCTTCGGGAAGCCGAAACGTTGAGCGGCCATCACGAGAACTGGTACGACCAGGTAGAAACTGACCTCGGCAGGGATGGTGTACAGCTGGCCGTTGATCACGCCGGTTCCGACGTTCTCCCAAATTGGCGGATCGTAGTTCGGCAACAGAAGTAGGCTGCTACCGAGCCACACAACGATCGGATAGCTGAGAAGATCGGCGAGCGCAATCGCTCCGGCAGCAAGTAGGACGAGTGGGGCGACGACAGCGAACGCGTATATGCCCGGTGCGACCCGCAAGTAGCGATTCCAGAAGAAATCGCGCCAGCGCCCCGTTCGGATCCACGTGGTTTCGCCCGATCTGTAGACGAGCATGCCGCTCATGATGAAGAACATGCCGACACCGTCGAAGAGTTGCGATGCGTTCCAGAGGAAGCTTGTGCGGAAGTCAGCCTGCGCATGGGCGAGTACCACGACTGAGGCTGCGAAGAGACGGAGGAAGTCGAGAGCGTTCTCACGCGCCGGGCGAGCATGTTCGACGGCCACCGGGCCCCTTCCGTCGGTTCAACGGTAGCCTAGAGGATCCCACGGGGGTGTTGAGAGGTAGTCACTGCCGGTAGGGTCAGCGCTGTGCAGAGAATCATCATCCCGGCGGGGAGCGTGGTCGCGACGCTTCTCGCGGCCTACGCGATCGTGCAGTCGCCCCTGGCCCTGGTTCCTCTGCTCGCAGTGGGCGTCGTTCTGCTCTTGCTCATGCGGCCGACCTGGTCGATCTACCTGGCATTGATACTGTCGAGTATCGCGCTCCCAGCGGCGTTGCCTACGACGTTCGAACTGGCCGGCGCCACGCTGCACGCGCACGAGCCGTTCCTCCTCGTCGCTCTTGTCTACTCCTTGACGCAGTACCCAAGTACCCGTAGATCGAACCTGATCGTTCTTGCGTTCGCAGCATCCATCGCTGTCGCACTGCTCGTTGGTTTCGCGCAACAGAACGCGGTGTCGAAGATCCTCTACGACGTGCGCCCTCTACTTGAGTGCGTTGCCGCCGCCATGATCGCGTCCCGCATCTTCGGGACGCCTCTCGGGCATCAATGCTTCAAGGTGCTCGGATGGGTGCTCTGGATATCGGCCGCGGTCACCCTCGCGGGAGCGACGACGGGCCTCGAGGTTGGCGGTCGTACAGAGGACGCTTCACTGACCTTGGTGTCGGGTAACAGCGCGGCAGCGACGCGTCTTCTCACCGAGGCGACCTTCCCGGCTCTCGCAGTCCTGTGCGCCGTCGTAGCGCTCTCCGTCGCGGGACGTATCCGGATCGTTGACTCGTGGATGCTCAGTGCGCCGGCACTCCTGATCACAGTGCTCAGCTTCTCGCGCAACTCGATCCTTGCTGTTGCGGTTGCCATCCTCTTCGCAGTCGTCGCTAGTCGAAGCGTCGGCTCCTTCGTGCGCGGTTCCCTCATCGTCATCACGGCTCTTTCGGTCTTCGGGCTCCTCGTCTTGTTGGGACCCGTGCTCTCAACGCTCCCTGGCGGTGACTTCGTCAATACGCAGGTACACAGCTACAGCGATCGAGTCATCGGCGGGCTCACTTCGACAGTTCAGTCCACCGACCCGTCCGTTCAGTTCCGTGCTCGGGAGAACTCGTTCCTGATGCAGGGATTCCTCTCGTCACCGTTCATTGGCCACGGTTTCGGGTATGCCTACAAGCCGTCCACGGGCACCGCAAGCTTCCTCGTGGACTATGCGCCGTACTTCGCCCACAACTTCTACGGATGGGTCGCAGTCAAGGGCGGAGCGGTGAGCGTTCTACTACTCGTCGCTAGTTTCGCGAGCCCCCTGCTGCGCGCGGCAAAGTGCGCCTCGACTTCGACCTTCGCGCTTGCGACTGCCTTCGTCGCCATGCTCGCGGTATCGATCGTCGCCCCGGTTGCTTTGAGCACAAACTCCGCTGTGCTGTTCGGCGGTCTTCTCGGCGCACTCGCGGCTTCGACGGACAGGAACTCCCGGAACGAGCCAGTTGTCGAAACGCTTCCGGTGCTTGCGACACGCTGATTCGATACGCCGTTCACAAGGTGCGGACCACGCTGCGGAGCGTTCATCGTGCTGCATCGTCGCAACAACTGAGATTGCTGTGGTCCAACCTGTCTGCCGGGGCGACCGGTCGTCGTGCGGGTCGAGCGTTCTGATCAGGGCGCAAGCGCCCGCCGGTGAAGTAGCTACATCGCTGCCCATTCGTGCGCGGCGCGCCCTCTTGCCTGGGCGGATATCGAGGTCATTTCGTGTTCGGATACACCGAGCGCTGCGCGGATGGCGCGGATCCAGTCAGCGGATGACGACTCCGCCAGCAAATCGAGCCTCTCGGAAAGTAGATCAGACAATGAACTGTCTGAGGGGCCGACAAACGGCGTCCCGGTCTCGAGACACCGAACCGCGACGCCGCTCTGGAAGAAGCGGCGGTACGGGATGAGCACGACCGAGGCTGAACGGATGAGGTCGTCGAGTTCTGCTTCCGGAACGAAGCGGTCGTCGACCTCCCAGCCGGCCACCTTCGGCCAGCCTCGACCCGTGATCGTGCACCGTGACGCGGGATGTTCCGCAGCGATCGATCGCAGGAGATCGGTATCTCGGTCCGCCTTGTACTGCCCGAGGACCCGTATGACCGTGTGCTCCGGGCGCTGTCGCTGCAGGTCCGGTTCGAGGATCGGATGGGGAAGCACGCGGATCGTTGCACGAGGGAGCGCCCGCCGCACTTCGTCCGATGCTTGATGGCTCAGGACGATGATCTTCGCGTGGCGACCCAGGGTGCGTGCTGCGGAACGAGCCAGCTTGCCGTACCCGACTGCACGGACCAGCGGTACGGGATCATGCACGGTCAGCCAGGAGTTGGGAAGGACAACCGCCGTCAGCAGAAGGTCCAGGTAGCCGAGCACCGGCCAGGTGATGATCGCGGTACTTCCGGGCGCCCGGCGTTGCCGGGAACGAGCGATCATCAGGGATTTGATGTACCTGCTCACCCAGCGGTAGCGAGACTCATGGCTCACCGATGGTTCCTCGAACTCGAGGACCAGCGGGTCCTGCAGCGATTCCCGCAGGACGCTGACGAGTTCCGAACGGTAGTGGAGAAGTGCACCACCGAGAGGGTTGATCACCAGTGTGCGCCGCGTCAACGGGTCATCCTCTCGGTCAGACCTCGAACGATTCCCTTCACCACGTCGATGACAGGTCGCAAGGATCTCCTCCGAACCACAAGAGGTAGCGCCATTCTCAAGGCGACGAACGGCAGTAGTACCAGGCGTCGAGATTCGCCGTTGAGACGGTGCAGAAGCGCGAGGTTCCGTCCGAAGTACAACATGGGCGTGCCGTTCGAGCTCTGGCGAACCCTTGCCTCAGGAACCCAAACGACCTCGAAACCGGCTCGAGCTATCCGAAGGTGGAGGTCAACCTCTTCGACGTACATGAAGAAGACTTCGTTGACCCGAAGTTCTGACAGCAGCTGCGCTCTGTAGAGGACGAACGCGCCGTCGAGCCACTCTCGACGAGTTGGTGACCCCGACTGCTGCACCGCGTGGACGTCCGCTCGATGATCGTGGTGCCGCGGTACTCTCGCCCACCGTGTGAACCGTCCACCGGTCGACCACACCTTGTCCGCGCCGTCCACCCTGCTGATGAGGGTCGGACCGGCGGCACCGATGTTCGGTGCAGAGCGAACCGCGTCGACGAGGGCGCCTACAGAACCGTCGGCAATCTCAACCTCGTGCGTTGCGACGAGGAGGAGATCGTACGTTGCGTGCGCCTGGAGCTCTCGCACACCGGCGTTCACAGCGGCACCGTATCCGTGATTTGCCACGCTGAGCAGTCGGGTTGAACCCGGCAGGAGCGTCCTGAGTCGGTCTTCGGAATCGTCTTGATCGCTGTTGTCGACAACGACGATGTTCTCTGGCGCCACCCCCTCGTGCACCAGGTCGGACAGTACTTTCTCGATTGTTTCGTAGCTGCGGTGATGAACGACGATTGCTCCGAGGACCTTCTTCGTCGTCATGATGCCGCCTCGGTGCTTCGCCGCAGCCAATGGTCCGCTGCAACACGGCCATCGAACTGCGGTAGCGCCCGGATCACTTCGGCCGGATGCAGCGGCGCATCGAGGGCTGCGGCAAGGGCACCCGCGAGAGCGTCGATCTGCTCCACGTGATGACCGTTCGTGACGAGCCAGTCTGCTAGGCCCGTGTCCGGGGTGCTCACCACCGTCACTCCGGCCCGCAGCGCTTCCTTGATCGGCAGCCCGATCTGTTCGCGCCAGCGGCCTTCTCGGAGGGACGGGGCCGCGAGCACGGAGCTCTGGGTGAGGATGTCGTGAACCTGATCGTGTGGAAGTTGTCCGAGGAATATTCGTTGCGCTGGGTTCTTGTCCGACCAGGTGCGGACCTCTGAGACGAGCTCCCCGTTCCCGATGATCCGGATCTGCCGATCCGCGTGACCCGTTTCGATCATTTCCCAAGCCTTCATCAGTGCGGGAACCCCCTTGCGTGTCTCGAGCGCACCCACGAAGACCGCGCCGCGCCGGTCTTCGGGCAGCGCAGGTCCGGTCGGCCGTCCAGGAAGTTCCTCGATCAGAGTGGAGTGCATCCCCCGGACGAGCGGCAAGCTCTGGTACGCCCGACGGGACCCTTCTGACCCGTAGACGACGGCATCGATCAACCAACGAGCGGAGAGTCCGAGGGCTCCGCGCAGAGGAGCGGAGATCCACCTCGGAACTTTGCGTGTGCCGAGCAGGGCAGTCTCAGGATCGTTGTTCTCGATGGCATAGAAGACACGTCTGGCCGATCGCCGCGATGTCAACTTGTGAACCACCAGCAGCGCGAGCGTGCGCGGAAGTTCGCGAGCCCAGAGAAGCTCGGGTACTTCAAGCGTCTCAACCTCCGCGAAGGCCAGTGTCAGAAGGGCCTTGAGGGTCGACATCGGAACGAAAGCCGGAGCAACCTCGCCGGTGATGTCGTAGTTCGTCTTGAAGTACCAACCTTCTGCTGGCACCAGCTGCTCGTGTCGCTCCACCTGCGCAGCCCTGAGCTCAGGGTAGATGCGGACAGAACGACCGCCTGCCGTCATCGTCG
The sequence above is drawn from the Curtobacterium sp. MR_MD2014 genome and encodes:
- a CDS encoding glycosyltransferase family protein; this translates as MTRRTLVINPLGGALLHYRSELVSVLRESLQDPLVLEFEEPSVSHESRYRWVSRYIKSLMIARSRQRRAPGSTAIITWPVLGYLDLLLTAVVLPNSWLTVHDPVPLVRAVGYGKLARSAARTLGRHAKIIVLSHQASDEVRRALPRATIRVLPHPILEPDLQRQRPEHTVIRVLGQYKADRDTDLLRSIAAEHPASRCTITGRGWPKVAGWEVDDRFVPEAELDDLIRSASVVLIPYRRFFQSGVAVRCLETGTPFVGPSDSSLSDLLSERLDLLAESSSADWIRAIRAALGVSEHEMTSISAQARGRAAHEWAAM
- a CDS encoding glycosyltransferase; its protein translation is MTTKKVLGAIVVHHRSYETIEKVLSDLVHEGVAPENIVVVDNSDQDDSEDRLRTLLPGSTRLLSVANHGYGAAVNAGVRELQAHATYDLLLVATHEVEIADGSVGALVDAVRSAPNIGAAGPTLISRVDGADKVWSTGGRFTRWARVPRHHDHRADVHAVQQSGSPTRREWLDGAFVLYRAQLLSELRVNEVFFMYVEEVDLHLRIARAGFEVVWVPEARVRQSSNGTPMLYFGRNLALLHRLNGESRRLVLLPFVALRMALPLVVRRRSLRPVIDVVKGIVRGLTERMTR
- a CDS encoding glycosyltransferase, whose amino-acid sequence is MTAGGRSVRIYPELRAAQVERHEQLVPAEGWYFKTNYDITGEVAPAFVPMSTLKALLTLAFAEVETLEVPELLWARELPRTLALLVVHKLTSRRSARRVFYAIENNDPETALLGTRKVPRWISAPLRGALGLSARWLIDAVVYGSEGSRRAYQSLPLVRGMHSTLIEELPGRPTGPALPEDRRGAVFVGALETRKGVPALMKAWEMIETGHADRQIRIIGNGELVSEVRTWSDKNPAQRIFLGQLPHDQVHDILTQSSVLAAPSLREGRWREQIGLPIKEALRAGVTVVSTPDTGLADWLVTNGHHVEQIDALAGALAAALDAPLHPAEVIRALPQFDGRVAADHWLRRSTEAAS
- a CDS encoding lipopolysaccharide biosynthesis protein, whose protein sequence is MGHSADQSRGHRGLAGVLSSAGAGMAGLLAGILLLPIIIATVSAEHYGVWLVVSAVAQYLNYSDLGVGTAIVHFGSRARAGGEQRSLGEFLQAGLIWNALAMVVVAPAFAAIATLYLWSTKVQAVLSPQETVWLLVAGTAMLVALLLKPFGSALNGAGLLPVERRNQTVGVLVRVMLTLVACFVFRDIVFVAMAEAVAVLVPVLLSWYIVSRRRLARMRWAGFPRATLRYMLSYSTRAFAVNAVGALLLQAGTIAAGVTLRPQDVTYYNAAFRVYTSVRQLIGWANDPFRPALSRLNVISRDQARTALLAISFVTLSVSAIGCAVLMIASRDLVRVWLGAGVPVEAIALTMVVLLAGLLVNAVHLPLIPAADAAGFPGVFFVPQLVWMVLTVIGSLLFGHLLGLPGVALGLTLPLALVEPVYLTRASRVLEFSLRTWTRSVAVPVFLLMLGGSVAAASVSLILANWFAGLAASDFLVAAAFLFGSGVVAVSMKNRVPWRSFITMGRLEL
- a CDS encoding acyltransferase family protein translates to MAVEHARPARENALDFLRLFAASVVVLAHAQADFRTSFLWNASQLFDGVGMFFIMSGMLVYRSGETTWIRTGRWRDFFWNRYLRVAPGIYAFAVVAPLVLLAAGAIALADLLSYPIVVWLGSSLLLLPNYDPPIWENVGTGVINGQLYTIPAEVSFYLVVPVLVMAAQRFGFPKMLAVFILGTLIVNSLVGLAGTTAEAVIHHTFVERAGFFAAGMFWAKYRDRIPARWWLFALSCLVYLPVKLLALNTDALGPLSPFLIAVPLSYMVVFFGYHGPRWLGRITTWIGDLSYSTYIWHVLVINLLLWSGVVTSWWLVPLALVITWGIAWLSWRTVEKPALRLKRLSSRDVTVAPGATP
- a CDS encoding glycosyltransferase family 4 protein, which gives rise to MHFAEGRDVSTWERRHQQGEVPDRWPYGLDGLTKHFPTAKAREVGALAPTKLLRSLFLRRSGPVDGGSVQLSWEEDVALRMLQESPTGKVLTGVIWATDTDSSLSAKVKRFLIRRALRRAHLVWALSRPQVDVVSRWLGPGGPPVRYLRFGVDPDFWAEQQFPQRPMLFSAGGDRDRDPATLLKAIEIVRRTRPDIDVLVQSRTALTPPDGVKIVPYLTHSELRAAYGRASVVAIATRPNLHASGMTVSLEAMAVGRPVVITSTAGIDDYVAHGSTGFLVQPGDHEAMARHIIGLLDDHAAAATMGRRARERVEEHFTSARMSDDIAAFAMTI
- a CDS encoding O-antigen ligase family protein, coding for MQRIIIPAGSVVATLLAAYAIVQSPLALVPLLAVGVVLLLLMRPTWSIYLALILSSIALPAALPTTFELAGATLHAHEPFLLVALVYSLTQYPSTRRSNLIVLAFAASIAVALLVGFAQQNAVSKILYDVRPLLECVAAAMIASRIFGTPLGHQCFKVLGWVLWISAAVTLAGATTGLEVGGRTEDASLTLVSGNSAAATRLLTEATFPALAVLCAVVALSVAGRIRIVDSWMLSAPALLITVLSFSRNSILAVAVAILFAVVASRSVGSFVRGSLIVITALSVFGLLVLLGPVLSTLPGGDFVNTQVHSYSDRVIGGLTSTVQSTDPSVQFRARENSFLMQGFLSSPFIGHGFGYAYKPSTGTASFLVDYAPYFAHNFYGWVAVKGGAVSVLLLVASFASPLLRAAKCASTSTFALATAFVAMLAVSIVAPVALSTNSAVLFGGLLGALAASTDRNSRNEPVVETLPVLATR
- a CDS encoding polysaccharide pyruvyl transferase family protein, encoding MIDRIGRSVPRTMDQLREETRDVFASLLGTHREVALLDFPNHQNVGDAMIWRGELDHLRAIGVRVHYSSDVQRFSPALLEKLVPEGPILLHGGGNFGDLWPQFQIFREQVVQRFPKRKIVQLPQSIEFQDEAAAARANEIFAQHPDFHLLVRDRRSYERARALLPDVQTSFCHDAALGWQPSTETSARRQGILVLARRDHERGAGILPAVRAALGPQDEVADWGLRSLDKALWQVSRMPLGLARKFPGLGSSRSYYVLMKLSYAALNRLNLRDGQRLFNARALVATDRLHAHVLALLLGKPHVVADNSYGKIAGVIEASTKDLGEFLFIDDESDAAAWLQARKSTPERAKRGRA